From one Babesia bovis T2Bo chromosome 3, whole genome shotgun sequence genomic stretch:
- a CDS encoding Trm112p-like family protein translates to MYSLHRYFIMRLITHNLVMCNTPRCKDGYPLIIEVAPGEHSSKIEPQELDPEFIRKMLKRLDYPVLVDAARSVGLSLPESYSDSDLDSDEFITQVHRCILEFHVVKGCLKCPQCSHVYDIDKGIPNMLHCEGKN, encoded by the exons ATGTATAGCTTACATCGCTACTTCATAATGCGTCTGATAACACACAACCTAGTGATGTG CAACACACCTCGTTGCAAAGATGGGTACCCTTTGATTATAGAGGTCGCTCCTGGCGAGCATTCCAGTAAGATTGAGCCACAAGAGCTGGATCCGGAATTTATTCGCAAAATGCTAAAGCGTTTGGATTATCCTGTGCTTGTGGATGCAGCTCGTTCG GTTGGCTTAAGTTTGCCTGAGAGTTACAGTGATTCTGACTTGGATTCAGATGAATTTATCACTCAGGTTCATCGATGCATACTAGAG TTCCACGTAGTCAAAGGTTGTCTCAAGTGCCCGCAGTGTTCTCATGTCTATGACATTGACAAAG GCATCCCTAACATGTTACATTGCGAGGGAAAGAATTAG
- a CDS encoding pre-mRNA-splicing factor 38B family protein, whose product MYGYNGSTDPSGAPYPNTSDPGIMGNYYGQGLNENPNAASLISSYPGYYGYGSYGAYVQPDTASSTSSVNVGIQPIATELGTSDNIAAASVPGHMELPPTSVSYTTHTEDLLESVQTCHMHTKPDLNCKFCRKYKSAVHELSRLSQLRSQEATERPDQLDMTNSSTYNMNTLLLNNILNSDYYKSLSTMTSHHSIIDELAQYADHVEPYCKTATRVPSTLFCCLHKLFTLRLTERQMEDLIDCTKSPYPRCCGFLYLRFVLPSDQLWAWFEPYLMDEETFVMSVNPTRKTTIGKFCESLLVEDRYFNTVLPRLPSRFKNMYGPYLCGMDEHRRRRVRNLENYGDFVPGKKVSAFVKGEWVDVKIESVDLDYPTVTVQLSNGESESLDVAYISLSKTSQPGNKRHRDESIDDRDRKGTGNSSVRHGESREALFREYKRRESDRVLAVGLRQAPVFLQRILTF is encoded by the exons ATGTACGGTTATAATGGTAGTACGGACCCTTCTGGAGCTCCGTACCCTAATACTTCTGACCCTGGAATCATGGGAAATTATTACGGTCAAGGATTAAATGAGAACCCGAATGCGGCTTCATTGATTTCTAGTTATCCTGGCTACTACGGTTATGGCAGTTATGGTGCTTATG TACAACCTGATACTGCATCATCTACTTCTTCTGTGAACGTTGGTATTCAACCTATTGCCACAGAATTAGGAACATCTGATAACATAGCTGCTGCATCTGTTCCTGGCCACATGGAGTTGCCTCCCACATCAGTGAGTTACACTACTCACACGGAAGACTTACTTGAAAGTGTTCAAACATGTCATATGCACA CAAAGCCAGATTTAAATTGCAAATTCTGCAGGAAATACAAATCGGCTGTGCATGAGCTCAGTCGTTTATCGCAATTGAGGTCTCAGGAAGCTACTGAGCGCCCGGACCAGCTTGATATGACCAACTCCAGTACTTACAACATGAACACGCTGTTGTTGAACAACATTTTGAATTCGGATTATTACAAATCATTATC TACTATGACTTCACATCATTCCATTATCGACGAGTTAGCGCAGTACGCTGACCATGTTGAGCCTTATTGTAAAACAGCTACTCGGGTTCCTTCTACATTATTTTGTTGTCTTCACAAGTTATTTACGCTTCGTTTAACCGAGAGACAGATGGAGGATTTGATCGACTGTACCAAATCGCCGTATCCGCGCTGTTGTGGGTTCTTATATTTGAGGTTTGTATTACCCTCTGATCAG TTATGGGCATGGTTTGAGCCATATTTGATGGACGAGGAGACTTTTGTTATGAGTGTTAATCCTACACGTAAGACAACTATTGGCAAGTTTTGTGAGAGTCTGCTTGTAGAAGATCGGTATTTCAACACTG TTCTTCCGCGTCTACCATCGCGTTTTAAGAATATGTATGGTCCTTATTTATGTGGCATGGATGAGCATCGTCGGCGTCGTGTTCGAAACCTGGAGAATTACGGTGACTTTGTTCCTGGGAAGAAGGTGTCAGCATTCGTTAA GGGCGAGTGGGTAGATGTCAAGATAGAGAGCGTCGATCTGGACTATCCAACTGTAACTGTCCAGCTGTCTAACGGGGAATCCGAAAGTTTAGATGTAGCCTACATTTCTTTATCCAAGACATCACAACCTGGCAACAAACGGCATCGTGATGAGTCTATCGATGACCGCGACAGGAAGGGAACAGGCAACTCATCTGTAAGGCATGGCGAATCAAGAGAAGCTTTATTCCGTGAATATAAACGTCGGGAAAGTGATCGTGTTTTAGCTGTTG GATTACGGCAAGCGCCCGTCTTCCTTCAACGCATCCTTACCTTCTAA
- a CDS encoding putative integral membrane protein, which yields MATIASENGASQHDEVADAALGKHNLNNLDFNAQVALILDQHAAIVADMKERDQIKNDKSTHPIAHIKLTSRIEVRIQQIRSDLDILSQIYEKIISSRKYRKKYTDEELLKFEDTLQNLEEQCNIYDSGKLRRPTTVRRRINLDFSVPEGYSMNEEDKTKATESLQRWKDRDEGFDQQLQEIGEAVERIGDVAVVIGERATEQAKKAVDTMNKVQNTTSEISVVSMQIKTLLKRRYNLELSFRIGLILIFLIVFCVFIFSLIKFLKS from the exons ATGGCAACGATAGCGAGTGAAAACGGTGCAAGCCAGCACGATGAAGTGGCAGATGCAGCCCTCGGGAAGCATAATCTCAACAACCTCGACTTCAACGCACAGGTTGCTCTAATCCTGGACCAACACGCAGCCATAGTGGCTGATATGAAAGAGCGTGATCAAATAAAGAATGACAAATCTACACATCCCATTGCACATATAAAACTAACGTCAAGAATCGAAGTGCGCATACAGCAAATCAGAAGCGACCTTGACATTCTCAGCCAAATATATGAAAAGATTATATCGTCACgcaaatatcgcaaaaaatACACAGATGAGGAGCTCTTGAAGTTTGAAGACACTCTGCAAAATCTAGAAGAACAATGTAACATTTACGATTCAGGGAAACTGAGGAGGCCCACAACTGTGAGACGCCGTATTAACCTTGACTTCAGTGTACCGGAAGGTTATAGCA TGAACGAGGAAGATAAAACGAAAGCAACAGAATCCCTACAAAGATGGAAGGATCGAGATGAAGGTTTCGATCAGCAGTTGCAAGAAATTGGAGAAGCTGTGGAACGCATAG GTGATGTTGCCGTTGTAATCGGTGAAAGAGCCACGGAACAGGCGAAAAAGGCTGTAGATACCATGAACAAGGTGCAAAATACAACATCCGAAATATCGGTTGTCTCCATGCAAATTAAAACCTTACTAAAGAGAAGATATAATCTAGAACTCAGCTTCAGAATAGGATTGATCCTTATTTTCCTAATCGTATTCTGCGTCTTCATATTCTCACTCATCAAATTTTTAAAGTCATAG
- a CDS encoding putative rRNA 2'-O-methyltransferase fibrillarin, producing the protein MLGKRGFKPARGGGGGGRGSQRPQRGRGFKGGRGGAGAGRRGVGGASANKVMIVPHRFSGVYIAKGKSDALVTRNMVPGESIYGEKRIQITNEDSESIEYRVWNPFRSKLGATIIGGVANMPIGIGTKVLYLGAANGTTVSHVSDMVGPTGMVYAVEFSHRSARDLTNMAKRRPNIVPIVEDARQPLRYRMLVGMVDVVFADVAQPDQARIVAINAYHFLKPGGWFIIAIKANCVDSTAKPEAVFAAEVDKLRKESCKPREQLTLEPYHRDHAVVIGQYRVKKKKAT; encoded by the exons ATGCTTG GCAAGCGCGGCTTTAAACCAGCTCGTGGTGGCGGCGGAGGCGGTCGTGGATCTCAGAGGCCTCAGCGTG gCCGTGGATTCAAGGGTGGTAGAGGCGGTGCTGGAGCTGGTAGACGCGGAGTGGGCGGCGCTTCTGCCAACAAGGTTATGATAGTGCCTCATCGTTTTTCCGGTGTATACATTGCAAAGGGCAAATCAGATGCTTTGGTTACGCGTAACATGGTTCCTGGGGAGTCCATATACGGTGAGAAGCGCATTCAGATAACG AACGAGGATTCCGAGTCTATTGAGTATCGTGTATGGAACCCTTTTAGATCTAAATTGGGCGCTACTATTATTGGTGGTGTGGCTAACATGCCAATTGGCATAGGCACTAAGGTTCTCTATTTGGGAGCTGCCAATGGTACCACCGTCTCCCATGTATCTGACATGGTTGGTCCCACTGGTATGGTATATGCGGTGGAGTTTTCTCACAGATCAGCTCGTGATTTGACAAACATGGCTAAGCGTCGTCCTAACATTGTACCGATTGTAGAGGACGCTCGTCAGCCATTGCGTTACCGTATGTTGGTTGGTATGGTTGATGTAGTTTTTGCTGACGTTGCGCAACCTGATCAGGCTCGTATTGTTGCTATAAATGCTTATCATTTTTTGAAGCCTGGCGGATGGTTCATCATTGCTATTAAGGCCAACTGTGTGGACTCCACTGCCAAGCCTGAGGCTGTTTTCGCTGCTGAGGTAGATAAGCTTCGAAAGGAGAGTTGCAAGCCTCGTGAGCAGTTGACATTGGAGCCTTACCATCGTGACCACGCTGTTGTAATCGGTCAGTATCGCGTTAAGAAGAAGAAGGCGACATGA
- a CDS encoding LCCL domain containing protein, whose translation MVGVLHMCSRRQDGRTTLLTYILIAFLSTQLVIAEEWCKVATVGLQPHYEQCLPDGDTLVRYTIEVVPLRLDDISVSADVRIKILGDGRETKPITIASSDGTHTRLSVERIDIGDPRAIELDSGSSDWSCERITVFRGSKYWIFDCIADGSAEVNGDLPRYLLSGNKIYTISIQTGSHKGSGTSGKVSVMLLGPLGKSNTKILGTNFYSGSYLTFVVEAADVGDVNGILLFNSAESDPWYCEDVRITSANDSVKSFQVKRWVGAPYESSVEIATTEGTSVSNFNETTPMDIQCHTRAIDIYSMSVRKPFNITVRCPMNCQVSPLAHVMGSSLHHSSSSICASAMFDGVLTPSGGEVVLSIVGPLKQYFGITNPDTHVESHDYEPSFEKPYYSFYTFLNNSIDSIDSSVRLVDAFGKLSSFGRLEVLKNGKWGTVCNKGKFGAFNEAAANLVCRKLGFKRGIHILENCSNVNDQNLCVPRGYPVSYAGLMCMGTEDDISSCIIEEATVDCLAHRDDVVVKCTNSMSHDGVGFGTLRLVDSSGSPTSTGTGRLEFYNKGFGSVCNESWDKTAAMIACQEMGYTGLKNGGMVGHDCSDVHGVNLCAPLTSKISAVDFRCTGLERALGQCPHESTDDIYCTHEQDVILSCSGNGDPSEFRNKRRVEPYSPEMKKLPRTLNLTCYDTLSSHAELQMKHGEFAIAMCPSGCKGDPSSLKGTYIYTEDSSICKAAIHVGVIDDNGGEIVVIRAITQPTFYGSVMNGVTSLGAHKIVSEFEAGAFLVSRATRHIMAMQLKPSRDSATPYDLKPITSSDATPTPPKVRWFPELGWKGFNGSALDFVSLANFPNAEKMKTLRDFTFSVQMNPTELSGKWSTIFSFQGCGGLTCAIDNTGEVIIEENCRPELFKTSYFPKIGRRTNLTIVYYSLTRDLGFFADGNLIASRNTDFNFNLQGDLILGKSAETDSDFFVGQILSVEVFDYLMSPNQVQHHNRMLQSIEGNRIYSRHSSTRMTVEGNLCLSKCVKMRSPGRESVLHNGPTNPAIHLGCHDTLEDERFNGATGDQFLVSCSRSCTDPLLTLKGSKVYTSDSSICKAAIHAGAIPHEGGEAIVTIMHGKESYDYCMGHYGIVSTKWNHPEMRSFSVSRAPRVLSLTCMDTGIFMLKMHTGTRMLLRCPPGCQEQRPTTVYGTGIYNPISSVCQAAIHSGHLGELGGEVEIEILGSQDSFNGSTAHGMTSLESGQYLKSFRILQGTAATS comes from the exons CTATTGAGGTGGTACCTCTTCGACTGGACGATATCAGCGTGAG TGCTGACGTACGTATCAAAATCCTAGGTGATGGTCGAGAGACAAAGCCAATAACTATCGCATCTTCCGATGGTACTCACACTCG GTTAAGTGTTGAGCGCATTGACATTGGTGACCCACGTGCTATAGAATTAGATTCTGGAAGTTCTGACTGGTCTTGCGAACGTATAACCGTCTTCCGTGGTTCCAAATATTGGATATTTGACTGCATAGCTGACGGTTCAGCGGAAGTTAATGGTGATCTTCCGCGTTACCTTTTATCCGGTAACAAGATATACACAATCAGTATACAGACGGGGAGCCACAAAGGTTCAGGAACTTCCGGGAAGGTATCTGTAATGCTTCTGGGTCCCTTAGGCAAGAGTAATACTAAAATCCTTGGTACCAATTTCTATAGTGGTTCTTATTTAACCTTTGTTGTTGAAGCTGCTGACGTTGGAGATGTCAATGGTATCTTGCTGTTCAACTCTGCCGAGTCTGACCCTTGGTACTGTGAAGACGTTCGTATTACTAGTGCTAATGATTCGGTGAAATCATTCCAAGTTAAGCGTTGGGTGGGTGCGCCTTATGAATCTTCTGTTGAGATTGCCACTACGGAGGGCACCAGCGTATCCAATTTTAATGAAACTACGCCAATGGATATTCAATGCCACACTCGCGCTATAGACATATATTCCAT GTCTGTAAGGAAGCCGTTTAATATCACCGTGAGGTGCCCTATGAATTGTCAGGTATCTCCCTTGGCTCACGTAATGGGTTCTTCATTACACCACTCCTCATCATCCATTTGTGCATCTGCTATGTTTGATGGTGTCTTGACGCCTTCAG GCGGTGAAGTAGTTCTATCCATAGTGGGTCCTTTGAAGCAATACTTTGGCATCACTAATCCTGATACTCACGTTGAATCGCATGATTATGAGCCATCATTTGAGAAACCTTATTATTCTTTCTACACGTTTTTAAACAACAGCATCGACAGTATTGACTCCAGCGTTCGATTGGttgatg CTTTTGGCAAATTGTCATCATTTGGACGTTTAGAAGTATTAAAGAACGGCAAATGGGGAACTGTTTGTAACAAGGGTAAATTCGGTGCTTTTAATGAGGCTGCTGCTAACTTGGTATGTCGTAAGCTTG GATTCAAGCGCGGCATTCATATTTTGGAGAACTGCTCCAATGTGAACGATCAGAATTTATGTGTTCCTCGTGGTTATCCAGTGTCTTACGCAGGTTTGATG TGTATGGGCACTGAAGATGATATTTCTAGCTGCATTATTGAAGAAGCGACTGTTGACTGTCTTGCTCATCGTGACGACGTTGTTGTGAAATGCACTAACTCTATGTCTCATGACGGCGTCGGTTTTGGTACTTTGCGACTTGTGGATTCCTCTGGGTCACCTACGAGTACCGGCACTGGGCGCCTAGAATTTTACAACAAAGGGTTCGGCTCTGTTTGCAATGAATCGTGGGACAAGACGGCCGCTATGATTGCTTGCCAGGAGATGGGTTACACCGGTCTTAAGAATGGCGGCATGGTTGGTCATGACTGTTCTGATGTCCATGGTGTAAATCTGTGCGCTCCGTTGACCAGCAAGATATCTGCGGTGGACTTTCGTTGTACTG GTCTCGAACGTGCGTTGGGCCAATGTCCTCACGAATCAACAGATGACATTTACTGTACTCACGAGCAGGATGTTATACTTTCATGTTCCGGCAATGGAGATCCTAGCGAGTTTAGGAACAAGCGTCGTGTGGAGCCCTATAGTCCCGAGATGAAGAAGCTACCTCGCACGTTAAACTTGACCTGCTATGACACTTTATCATCCCATGCTGAACTACAAATGAAGCATGGCGAATTTGCTATAGCAATGTGTCCATCCGGATGCAA GGGTGACCCTTCTAGTCTTAAAGGCacgtatatatatactgaggACTCCTCTATATGCAAGGCTGCAATTCACGTAGGCGTGATTGATGACAACGGTGGTGAAATCGTTGTAATACGTGCCATTACACAGCCCACTTTTTACGGTTCAGTTATGAATGGTGTGACTAGCCTTGGTGCTCACAAGATAGTATCAGAGTTTGAGGCGGGTGCCTTTTTGGTTTCTCGGGCCACACGGCATATAATGGCTATGCAGTTAAAGCCTAGTCGTGATTCTGCTACACCGTATGACTTGAAACCCATTACAAGTTCTGATGCAACTCCCACACCACCCAAAGTTAGGTGGTTCCCAGAGTTGGGATGGAAGGGTTTCAATGGGTCCGCACTTGACTTTGTTAGTCTTGCCAATTTTCCGAATGCTGAGAAGATGAAGACTTTACGTGATTTTACGTTTAGTGTCCAAATGAATCCAACTG AGCTCTCTGGTAAGTGGAGTACGATTTTTTCATTTCAAGGTTGTGGCGGTCTCACGTGTGCCATTGATAACACTGGCGAGGTAATTATTGAGGAAAACTGTCGCCCTGAGTTGTTTAAGACGTCTTATTTTCCTAAGATAGGGC GTCGTACTAATTTAACGATAGTGTATTACAGTTTAACTCGTGACCTTGGGTTTTTTGCTGATGGCAATCTTATAGCCAGCAGAAATACAGATTTCAATTTTAATCTACAG ggtGACCTTATTTTGGGCAAATCTGCTGAGACCGATTCAGATTTCTTTGTTGGTCAAATTCTTTCGGTTGAGGTGTTTGACTATTTGATGTCTCCGAATCAAGTGCAACATCACAACAGGATGCTTCAGTCGATTGAAGGGAATCGCATATACTCACGTCATTCTTCAACTCGTATGACAGTTGAAGGTAATTTGTGTCTTAGCAAGTGTGTTAAAATGCGCTCACCTGGACGTGAGAGTGTATTACATAACGGTCCAACAAATCCCGCCATTCATTTGGGATGCCATGACACGTTAGAAGACGAGCGTTTTAACGGTGCCACTGGTGACCAGTTTCTTGTGAGCTGCAGTCGCAGTTGCACGGACCCATTATTGACATTAAAGGGTAGTAAGGTCTACACATCAGATTCGTCTATATGCAAGGCTGCAATTCATGCTGGAGCCATTCCTCATGAAGGTGGTGAAGCAATTGTGACCATTATGCACGGTAAAGAGAGTTACGATTACTGTATGGGTCATTACG GGATTGTAAGTACAAAGTGGAACCATCCAGAGATGCGATCATTCTCAGTATCCCGCGCTCCAAGGGTGCTCTCTTTAACATGTATGG ATACTGGTATATTCATGCTGAAAATGCACACTGGTACCCGTATGTTGCTAAGGTGTCCTCCTGGTTGCCAGGAACAGCGTCCTACGACAGTGTATGGTACAG GAATTTACAACCCAATATCTTCTGTTTGCCAAGCGGCTATACATTCAGGCCACTTGGGTGAGCTTGGTGGCGAGGTTGAAATAGAGATTCTTGGCAGTCAGGATTCCTTCAACGGTTCTACTGCCCATGGTATGACTTCTTTGGAGAGTGGCCAGTACCTCAAGAGTTTCCGGATTCTCCAAGGGACTGCTGCCACATCTTAG